From Crassaminicella indica, one genomic window encodes:
- a CDS encoding RsmF rRNA methyltransferase first C-terminal domain-containing protein codes for MIELPNDFKEKMKILLKEEYKKFIESYNDPKTQGLRVNTLKIACKDFEKISPFSLKKVSWAEEGFYHEVDKPGKHPYHEAGLYYIQEPSAMAVGALLDPQPGERILDLCAAPGGKSTHIAAKLKGEGLLVSNEVYPARSKILSQNIERLGIKNCIVTNESPARLSKKFKNYFHRILVDAPCSGEGMFRKDPDTCKEWSIDNVSMCAERQLDILEQAQKMLMPEGILVYSTCTFSPEENEGVIEKFIKNYPEFYIEAVKTYDGFAKGRPEWILSDDEDLKKAIRLWPHQLRGEGHFIAVLKKRDGEVAKIKNKKKQIDKKALKDYYDFGKKYLNKIPEGKFIVFGEQLYILPEDTINLENLKVIRPGLHLGTLKKNRFEPSHAFALSLKPEDVKNNIFMDAMSQDIIAYLKGESISFEGKNGWNLVNVDGYSIGWCKIVNNILKNHYPKGLRWVGQI; via the coding sequence TTGATAGAGTTACCAAATGATTTTAAAGAAAAAATGAAAATATTATTAAAAGAAGAATATAAAAAATTTATAGAGAGTTACAATGATCCAAAGACACAGGGATTAAGAGTAAATACACTTAAAATAGCTTGTAAGGATTTTGAAAAAATAAGCCCATTTAGTCTAAAAAAGGTTTCTTGGGCAGAGGAAGGGTTTTATCATGAAGTAGACAAGCCTGGAAAACATCCTTATCACGAAGCAGGTCTTTATTATATCCAAGAACCTAGTGCTATGGCAGTAGGAGCATTACTTGATCCTCAGCCGGGAGAGAGAATATTAGATTTATGTGCAGCACCAGGTGGAAAATCTACTCATATTGCTGCTAAATTAAAAGGAGAAGGATTATTAGTATCTAATGAAGTTTATCCAGCAAGAAGTAAAATCCTTTCTCAAAATATAGAAAGATTGGGGATTAAAAATTGTATTGTTACTAATGAAAGTCCAGCCCGACTGTCAAAAAAGTTTAAAAATTATTTCCACAGAATTTTAGTAGATGCTCCTTGTTCAGGGGAAGGTATGTTTCGAAAGGATCCAGATACTTGCAAAGAATGGAGTATAGATAATGTATCTATGTGTGCAGAAAGACAGCTAGATATTTTAGAACAAGCACAAAAAATGCTAATGCCAGAAGGTATTTTAGTATACTCTACATGTACCTTTTCGCCAGAGGAAAATGAAGGGGTAATAGAAAAATTCATTAAAAATTATCCTGAATTTTATATAGAAGCAGTAAAAACTTATGATGGATTTGCTAAAGGAAGACCTGAGTGGATATTATCAGATGATGAAGATTTAAAGAAAGCTATTAGGCTATGGCCTCATCAATTGAGAGGGGAAGGGCATTTTATTGCAGTTTTAAAGAAAAGAGATGGAGAAGTTGCTAAAATAAAAAATAAGAAAAAGCAGATAGATAAGAAGGCTTTGAAGGATTACTATGACTTTGGGAAAAAATATCTAAATAAAATACCAGAAGGCAAATTTATAGTTTTTGGAGAACAACTATATATTTTACCAGAGGATACTATTAATCTTGAAAATTTAAAAGTAATTCGACCAGGATTGCATTTAGGAACTTTGAAAAAAAATAGGTTTGAACCATCTCATGCATTTGCTCTTTCTTTAAAGCCTGAAGATGTAAAAAATAATATTTTTATGGATGCGATGAGTCAAGATATAATAGCTTATTTAAAAGGAGAGTCTATAAGCTTTGAAGGAAAAAACGGATGGAACCTTGTAAATGTAGATGGATATTCCATAGGATGGTGTAAAATTGTAAATAATATACTTAAAAACCATTATCCAAAAGGATTAAGATGGGTTGGACAAATATAG
- the rlmD gene encoding 23S rRNA (uracil(1939)-C(5))-methyltransferase RlmD, with protein MKKKDIIELKIEDLEFPLKGIGFYEDKKVFVKNTIPGQVVRVFIKKVRKDYAEGKLLEVIERASIEEASFCKHFGACGGCSYQTVPYEKQLHMKAELVKGLLDEANIKDYEFLGIEASPEEFAYRNKMEYSFGNEKKGGELNLGMHKKGKFHDVVTVDQCKIVDEDFNTILSSMLNYFRGKGVPLYNNKTHEGYLRHLIVRKARKTEEILINLVTSTQIAFDMTELIELMKNLKLEGKLVGFLHTFNDNLSDAVVSDETKLLWGQDYFTEEILGLKFKISAFSFFQTNSLGVEKLYSMVLDFMGDADNKTVFDLYCGTGTIGQIVAKRAKKVIGIELIEEAVEAANKNAKMNGLSNCKFIAGDVLKKIDELITKPDIIILDPPRSGVHPKALKKVLDYRAPEIIYVSCNPKSLAENLIEVQKAGYKVEKVKCMDMFPHTAHVETVVLIKRKLSN; from the coding sequence ATGAAGAAAAAAGACATAATAGAATTAAAAATAGAAGATTTAGAATTTCCATTAAAGGGGATAGGATTTTATGAAGATAAAAAAGTATTTGTAAAAAATACTATTCCGGGACAAGTTGTTCGTGTTTTCATAAAAAAAGTTAGAAAAGATTATGCAGAAGGAAAATTATTAGAAGTAATAGAAAGAGCTTCTATAGAGGAAGCATCTTTTTGTAAGCACTTTGGTGCTTGTGGTGGATGTAGCTATCAGACAGTTCCTTATGAAAAGCAGCTTCATATGAAAGCAGAACTTGTGAAAGGATTATTAGATGAAGCGAATATAAAGGATTATGAATTTTTAGGCATCGAAGCCAGTCCAGAAGAATTTGCCTATAGAAACAAAATGGAATATTCTTTTGGCAATGAAAAAAAAGGTGGAGAATTGAATTTAGGAATGCATAAAAAAGGAAAATTTCATGATGTTGTAACGGTAGATCAATGTAAAATTGTGGATGAAGATTTCAATACTATTCTTTCAAGTATGTTAAATTATTTCCGGGGAAAAGGTGTACCTTTATATAACAATAAAACTCATGAGGGATATTTAAGACATTTGATTGTAAGAAAAGCAAGGAAGACAGAAGAGATTCTCATTAATCTTGTAACTAGTACACAAATTGCATTTGATATGACTGAATTGATAGAGCTTATGAAAAATCTAAAATTAGAGGGAAAACTTGTAGGATTTTTGCATACCTTTAATGATAATTTATCAGATGCAGTTGTAAGTGATGAAACAAAGCTTTTATGGGGACAAGATTATTTTACAGAAGAAATACTCGGATTAAAATTTAAAATATCAGCTTTCTCATTTTTTCAAACTAATTCACTAGGTGTAGAGAAGCTATATAGTATGGTACTAGATTTTATGGGAGATGCAGATAATAAAACTGTATTTGATTTATACTGTGGTACAGGAACTATTGGGCAAATTGTAGCGAAAAGAGCTAAGAAGGTTATAGGTATTGAACTGATAGAAGAAGCAGTAGAGGCTGCTAATAAAAATGCCAAAATGAATGGACTTAGCAACTGTAAGTTTATAGCAGGTGATGTTTTGAAAAAGATTGACGAATTAATAACCAAACCAGATATAATTATTCTTGATCCACCTCGTAGTGGGGTTCATCCAAAAGCTTTGAAGAAGGTATTAGATTATAGAGCACCTGAAATTATTTATGTATCCTGCAATCCAAAGAGTTTAGCTGAGAATCTTATAGAAGTACAAAAGGCAGGATATAAGGTGGAGAAGGTAAAATGTATGGACATGTTCCCACATACGGCGCATGTGGAGACGGTTGTGTTGATTAAAAGAAAACTGTCCAATTAA
- a CDS encoding DUF6884 domain-containing protein: protein MRIALISCTSSKKTYKCPARELYSESPRFRLAYDFAKLVSDKIFILSAKYGLVPEDRVIEPYNETLKEKSAQERRNWGDTVLNELRKVSDIEHDEFIVLAGKVYNEKLLPHLSKFWIPLKGKALGKWIPELERLIHLEKETDKVDVLHMLFNGLPRLDWMMIDEIPYQNGIYIMFEKGESYRGMDRIVHIGTHRSQGRLRKRLKDHFEKEDADGSIFRKNIGRAFLNMNSDPYLRVWEIDMHHSKNVRNYGHLVNARLETELEAKISQYLRNNITFVCFPVDEEAERLRLKKGIIATLNKHQMFGPSNNWLGLNSPVLDIANSGLWNRQGLKGQLLSDEELERVKWLARFGNDGYRNNKGHRTQVKRAVKHIRTVGEIPDSGRKTADDVRQYIEKLLQEAKMRGEDYIDLVSGNIHKQLGMKNRMPQVCIIMYEKMMPGDEVLHTIPSGKSSTIKIRYDLKNR from the coding sequence TTGAGGATTGCTTTAATTTCATGTACAAGCAGTAAAAAAACATATAAATGTCCAGCAAGAGAATTGTATTCAGAAAGCCCAAGATTCCGGCTGGCATATGATTTTGCAAAGCTAGTTTCAGATAAAATATTTATTCTTTCGGCAAAGTATGGTTTGGTGCCAGAGGATAGGGTCATTGAGCCTTATAACGAAACATTGAAAGAGAAGAGTGCTCAGGAACGTCGAAATTGGGGAGATACAGTGTTAAACGAATTACGTAAAGTTTCTGATATAGAACACGATGAGTTTATTGTTTTAGCGGGTAAAGTTTATAATGAAAAATTGCTGCCCCATCTAAGTAAATTTTGGATACCTCTTAAAGGTAAGGCATTGGGTAAGTGGATTCCTGAGTTAGAAAGACTGATTCACCTTGAAAAAGAAACAGATAAAGTAGATGTCCTTCATATGCTTTTTAATGGCTTGCCACGACTTGATTGGATGATGATAGATGAGATTCCATATCAAAACGGCATTTATATCATGTTTGAAAAGGGCGAAAGCTATCGAGGTATGGATAGGATAGTTCATATAGGTACTCACCGAAGTCAAGGCCGGTTAAGGAAAAGGTTAAAAGACCATTTTGAGAAAGAAGATGCTGATGGTAGCATCTTCCGAAAAAATATCGGACGTGCTTTTTTGAATATGAATTCTGATCCGTATTTACGAGTATGGGAAATTGATATGCACCATTCTAAGAATGTAAGAAATTACGGGCATTTAGTCAATGCACGGTTGGAAACTGAACTTGAGGCAAAAATTAGCCAGTATTTAAGAAATAATATCACTTTTGTTTGTTTTCCAGTTGATGAAGAAGCAGAACGGTTGAGATTGAAAAAAGGTATTATTGCAACACTTAACAAACATCAAATGTTTGGTCCGAGTAATAATTGGTTGGGCCTGAATAGCCCTGTGCTGGATATTGCGAACAGTGGTCTTTGGAATAGACAGGGGTTGAAAGGGCAACTATTATCAGATGAGGAATTAGAGCGAGTTAAGTGGCTTGCCAGATTTGGAAACGATGGTTATAGAAATAATAAGGGTCATAGGACACAAGTAAAAAGAGCCGTAAAGCATATCAGAACGGTTGGAGAAATTCCTGATTCAGGTCGGAAAACGGCTGATGATGTAAGACAGTATATAGAAAAATTGTTGCAGGAAGCAAAGATGAGAGGCGAAGATTATATTGATTTGGTTTCAGGAAATATTCATAAGCAGTTGGGGATGAAAAACAGGATGCCGCAGGTGTGCATAATTATGTATGAGAAAATGATGCCTGGTGATGAAGTTTTGCATACAATCCCGAGTGGTAAGAGTTCAACTATAAAAATCAGGTATGATCTAAAAAATAGATAA
- a CDS encoding 3'-5' exonuclease, with translation MMNYIVFDLEWNSFKNIKGQVYYYKKFNEKTKFFDEIIEIGAIKLNDRLEYIDSFRVYIKPTIYKKINPRIIELTGIADEDLKYGFDFKKWLGKDYILCSWCDTDIKVLKRNIKYYNPKYKIESLLLPYIDIQKYCCEVLGYDRRVSLHEVINAENIVASTDKLHQALDDTKLTVDIFRKIFDKEKIRNYIINDVDCIYDSMNLNITVDMLDRTRLRARCASCGKYSKRLKLSFDNKKRRVSILSYCSSCGIYTKQRIKIKKNLLGDLVYVSRKKIVELSR, from the coding sequence ATGATGAATTACATTGTTTTTGATTTAGAATGGAATAGTTTTAAAAATATAAAGGGACAGGTTTACTATTATAAGAAATTTAACGAGAAAACAAAATTTTTTGATGAAATAATAGAAATTGGTGCAATAAAATTAAATGATAGATTAGAATATATTGATAGTTTTAGAGTATATATAAAACCAACCATTTATAAAAAAATAAATCCAAGAATTATAGAACTTACAGGAATTGCTGATGAGGATTTAAAATATGGATTTGATTTTAAGAAATGGTTAGGGAAAGATTATATATTATGTTCTTGGTGTGATACTGATATCAAAGTACTAAAAAGAAATATAAAATATTATAATCCAAAATATAAAATAGAATCGCTGTTACTTCCATATATAGATATTCAAAAATATTGTTGTGAAGTCTTAGGATATGATAGACGGGTAAGTTTGCATGAAGTAATAAATGCAGAAAACATAGTTGCATCAACAGATAAACTTCATCAAGCATTAGATGATACTAAATTAACAGTGGATATTTTTAGAAAAATATTTGATAAAGAAAAAATAAGAAATTACATAATTAATGATGTAGATTGTATTTATGATTCAATGAATTTAAATATTACAGTCGACATGTTAGATAGAACTAGATTAAGAGCTAGATGTGCAAGTTGTGGTAAATATAGTAAAAGATTAAAATTGAGTTTTGATAATAAAAAAAGAAGAGTAAGTATTTTAAGCTATTGCAGTAGTTGTGGAATATATACGAAGCAAAGAATAAAGATAAAGAAAAATTTATTAGGGGATTTAGTATATGTTTCGAGGAAGAAAATAGTTGAATTATCAAGATAG
- a CDS encoding IS3 family transposase (programmed frameshift): MNNKKFNQDFKKTIVDLYYSGRSVKELSSEYGVSDVTIYKWIKRFSPISISDGKTTTLNDVAELKKQIARLQEENTILKKGYHHIRQSINDDQLFKVITEQSDKHSIQAMCKILEVSRSSYYNALCHTPSNREFENKELKETIYNIYTQSKRRYGAPKIYHMLLKKGSTVSIKRVQRIMRKLGIYAITVKKYRPYSTKQKVIEYPNLLNRDFQTNALNQKWVTDITYIHTIKDGWCYLASVMDLHSRKIIGYSFDTAMTVNVALQAVKNAYISQNPTDTLVLHSDLGSQYTSMEFGRYLKSKGIQHSFSRKGCPYDNAPIESFHSVLKKEEIHHVKYIDFYTAKLAIFEYIESWYNRSRIHGSLKYKTPQQVEDEAKIVC, from the exons ATGAACAATAAAAAATTCAATCAAGATTTTAAAAAGACAATTGTAGATCTTTATTATTCTGGTCGTTCTGTAAAAGAATTAAGCAGCGAATATGGTGTTTCAGATGTCACTATATATAAATGGATTAAAAGATTTTCTCCTATATCTATATCAGATGGAAAAACTACTACATTAAATGATGTAGCAGAATTAAAAAAACAAATTGCACGCCTTCAGGAGGAGAATACTATCTTAAAAAAGG GCTATCACCATATTCGTCAAAGCATAAATGACGATCAATTATTTAAAGTTATTACAGAGCAGTCTGATAAACATTCTATACAAGCTATGTGCAAAATACTAGAAGTTTCTCGTAGCTCTTATTATAATGCACTTTGTCATACACCTTCTAATCGAGAATTTGAAAATAAAGAACTAAAAGAAACAATTTATAACATCTATACTCAATCTAAAAGAAGATATGGTGCTCCTAAAATATATCATATGCTTTTAAAAAAAGGATCCACAGTTAGCATAAAAAGAGTACAGAGAATAATGCGAAAGCTTGGTATTTATGCTATTACAGTCAAAAAGTATAGACCTTATTCAACAAAACAGAAAGTCATAGAATATCCTAATCTACTTAATCGTGACTTTCAAACCAATGCACTTAATCAAAAATGGGTAACGGATATCACTTATATACATACGATAAAAGATGGATGGTGCTATCTTGCATCTGTTATGGATCTTCATTCTCGTAAAATAATAGGGTATTCATTTGATACTGCTATGACTGTAAATGTAGCCTTACAGGCTGTAAAGAATGCTTATATTTCACAAAACCCTACAGATACACTTGTATTGCATTCCGATTTAGGCTCGCAATATACAAGCATGGAATTTGGGAGGTACCTTAAATCTAAGGGGATACAGCATTCCTTTAGTCGTAAAGGGTGTCCTTATGACAATGCTCCTATTGAATCATTCCATTCTGTATTAAAAAAAGAAGAAATTCATCATGTAAAATATATAGATTTTTATACCGCTAAATTAGCTATATTTGAATACATTGAAAGTTGGTACAATAGAAGTCGTATTCATGGATCATTAAAATATAAAACCCCTCAACAAGTAGAAGATGAGGCTAAAATTGTATGTTAA
- a CDS encoding helix-turn-helix domain-containing protein, which produces MSKYLTFEDRLEIEVSLKDNHSFGEIARKLNKDRTTISKEM; this is translated from the coding sequence ATGTCTAAGTATTTAACCTTTGAAGACCGTCTTGAAATAGAAGTTTCACTAAAAGATAATCATTCTTTTGGTGAAATTGCTAGAAAATTAAATAAAGATCGCACTACAATTTCTAAAGAAATGTAA
- the tnpA gene encoding IS66 family insertion sequence element accessory protein TnpA: MKEESPAIDWEDILNRFSLHKGTIRSFCKENNISIHQLYYRRKNIKKKDHQVFHAINIKEKTSKNVSTTSTSYPANSIKIEIGKAKIYIQNNDKASLSSILEAIMKKC, translated from the coding sequence ATGAAGGAAGAATCACCAGCTATTGACTGGGAAGATATTTTGAATAGATTTTCTTTACATAAAGGAACTATTAGGTCTTTTTGCAAAGAAAATAACATTAGCATCCATCAACTATATTACAGAAGAAAAAATATCAAAAAGAAAGATCATCAAGTATTTCATGCTATCAACATTAAAGAAAAAACTTCTAAAAACGTATCTACTACATCTACATCGTATCCAGCAAATAGTATTAAAATTGAGATAGGAAAAGCCAAAATATATATTCAAAATAATGACAAGGCTTCTCTATCATCCATTTTGGAAGCGATTATGAAGAAATGTTAA
- a CDS encoding IS66 family transposase produces the protein MAYVKRRSPKRIKILPNFLIFLENGTLEIDNNGAERSIKPFIIGRKNWLFSASSKGADSSALLYSIIETAKLNHLAVEKYLLYLMDELSKLQNKDKSSLSQLLPWASELPKELKIELKKDQSSKR, from the coding sequence ATGGCCTATGTCAAAAGAAGAAGCCCTAAAAGAATCAAGATTTTACCAAATTTCCTTATCTTTTTAGAAAATGGAACACTTGAAATAGATAATAATGGCGCTGAAAGATCCATAAAGCCATTTATAATAGGTCGTAAAAACTGGCTCTTTTCAGCATCATCAAAAGGAGCAGATTCAAGTGCACTGCTTTATAGTATTATAGAAACAGCAAAGCTTAATCATCTAGCAGTAGAAAAATATCTACTATACTTGATGGATGAATTATCAAAGCTTCAAAACAAAGATAAATCATCTTTATCACAGCTTCTTCCTTGGGCCAGTGAACTCCCAAAAGAACTAAAAATTGAACTAAAAAAAGATCAATCCAGTAAGAGATAA